Genomic DNA from Pelosinus sp. UFO1:
TAAGAGAAAATTCTCTAGTATGTAAAGGAGTGTAAATATGAATTCCGAGTTACTAGCAAAAATATGGCAGTATCATAGCGGGAAAATTATAGGTTTAGTGACAGGGTTTTTAGTTGGTATTTTCATTTTAGTATTCGGCTTTTTACATACTATGTTTGTAATGATATGCATGGTTGCTGGTTATTTGGTCGGCAAACGAATTGACGAAAAAGAAGACATTATGGATATTTTGGGTAAATTATTGCCTCCAGGATATT
This window encodes:
- a CDS encoding DUF2273 domain-containing protein, whose translation is MNSELLAKIWQYHSGKIIGLVTGFLVGIFILVFGFLHTMFVMICMVAGYLVGKRIDEKEDIMDILGKLLPPGYYRQ